A part of Solibacillus sp. FSL H8-0538 genomic DNA contains:
- a CDS encoding M42 family metallopeptidase — protein MNKETLEMFKTLTELPGAPGNERAVRSFMSTELEKYADEIVQDRLGGIFGVRKAEEANAPKILVAGHMDEVAFMVTSITDNGMIRFQTLGGWWNQVMLAQRVTVYTKDREIPGVIASIPPHLLTDAERAKPMEMKNMLIDIGADSKEDAQAMGVRPGQSIIPICPFTPMANPKKIMAKAWDNRYGCGLAIELLKELKDEKLASHLYSGANVMEEVGLRGAAVSANMIQPDLFFALDASPANDTSGDKNEFGQLGQGPLLRIFDRTMVTHRGMREFILDTAESNNIPYQYFVSPGGTDAGKVHTQNDGIPSAVIGICSRYIHTSASMIHVDDYAAAKELLVKLVKSADRSTIESIRSNV, from the coding sequence GTGAATAAAGAAACATTAGAAATGTTTAAAACGTTAACTGAATTACCAGGTGCACCAGGCAATGAACGTGCTGTCCGTAGCTTTATGAGCACTGAATTAGAAAAATACGCAGATGAAATTGTACAAGATCGTCTTGGCGGGATTTTTGGTGTACGTAAAGCGGAAGAGGCAAATGCCCCAAAAATTTTAGTCGCGGGTCATATGGACGAAGTGGCATTCATGGTTACTTCAATTACTGATAATGGAATGATTCGTTTCCAAACACTTGGCGGTTGGTGGAACCAAGTAATGCTTGCACAGCGCGTGACGGTTTATACAAAAGATCGTGAAATTCCAGGTGTAATTGCTTCAATCCCGCCGCACTTACTAACAGATGCAGAACGCGCGAAGCCAATGGAAATGAAAAATATGCTCATTGATATTGGGGCAGATTCAAAAGAAGATGCACAAGCGATGGGTGTTCGTCCGGGCCAATCCATCATACCTATTTGCCCATTTACTCCAATGGCCAATCCGAAAAAGATTATGGCCAAAGCATGGGATAACCGGTACGGCTGTGGTCTTGCAATTGAGCTATTAAAAGAGTTAAAAGATGAAAAACTGGCAAGCCACCTATACTCAGGAGCTAACGTAATGGAAGAAGTTGGCCTGCGCGGAGCGGCTGTGTCTGCGAACATGATTCAGCCGGATTTATTTTTCGCACTGGATGCTTCACCAGCAAATGATACATCCGGCGACAAAAATGAATTCGGTCAGCTAGGGCAGGGTCCGTTACTGCGTATTTTTGACCGTACGATGGTGACACACCGAGGTATGCGTGAATTTATTTTAGATACAGCAGAATCAAACAATATCCCGTATCAATATTTCGTATCACCAGGTGGGACAGATGCTGGGAAAGTACACACGCAAAATGACGGTATTCCATCAGCGGTAATCGGAATTTGCTCGCGTTATATTCATACATCCGCGTCAATGATTCACGTAGACGACTACGCTGCGGCAAAAGAATTACTTGTGAAATTAGTAAAATCCGCGGACCGTTCAACAATTGAATCCATCCGTTCAAATGTGTAA
- a CDS encoding DUF84 family protein, translated as MLVAIGTHNKAKTAAVEKILRAYYENVEFVHCDVTSGVSAQPSTQYETRQGAINRANHTLTATAADLNFGLEGGVHEVDGQMYCCNWGAVALKDGTVISAAGAQFILPEEIAVQLRAGKELGPVMDAFTHKENIRQHSGAIGIFTNGLIDRKEMFEHIVKLLLGQVLFLENGSDK; from the coding sequence TTGTTAGTAGCAATTGGAACGCATAATAAGGCAAAAACCGCAGCCGTAGAAAAGATCCTCCGAGCTTATTATGAAAATGTGGAATTCGTACATTGCGATGTGACATCCGGCGTATCAGCGCAACCATCTACTCAGTATGAAACGAGACAAGGTGCGATTAATCGTGCGAATCATACTTTGACAGCTACGGCAGCTGATTTAAATTTCGGATTAGAAGGTGGCGTGCACGAAGTTGACGGGCAAATGTACTGTTGTAATTGGGGCGCCGTTGCATTAAAAGATGGTACGGTTATTAGCGCAGCGGGTGCACAGTTTATATTACCCGAAGAAATTGCAGTTCAACTACGCGCGGGAAAAGAGCTTGGCCCTGTAATGGACGCGTTTACACATAAAGAAAATATTCGTCAGCATTCAGGTGCAATTGGCATATTTACTAATGGACTTATTGACCGTAAAGAAATGTTCGAGCACATTGTCAAACTGCTTCTAGGACAAGTACTGTTTTTAGAAAATGGTTCTGATAAATAA
- a CDS encoding DUF1444 domain-containing protein, which produces MESPQLVAELKKRLGEELFDWSFDEKTDKVRLDHKTLGQGMDISLPEILAKYTTKKEAAIEEVVYTIEQTFRAMAREQSEGFVDLSLMYPIIRSTSFPQQSNEGHVFVTTDHTAETRIFYALDLGTTYRLIDESMLPKLNVTADQIREAARFSVKKLPTVTKRDEVRGNVFYFLNHNDGYDASRILNDTFLKEMAAQIEGDMTVSVPHQDVLIIGDIRNEVGYDVLAQMTMHFFTVGAVPITSLSFVYENGEFEPIFILAKNKVKKEQDEQ; this is translated from the coding sequence ATGGAATCACCGCAATTAGTTGCAGAGTTAAAAAAACGCCTTGGCGAGGAACTATTTGATTGGTCTTTTGACGAGAAGACAGATAAAGTTCGTCTTGATCATAAAACACTGGGGCAGGGTATGGATATTTCACTCCCTGAAATTTTGGCGAAATATACAACGAAAAAAGAAGCTGCCATTGAAGAGGTTGTTTACACAATTGAGCAAACATTTCGAGCGATGGCGCGTGAGCAGTCTGAAGGGTTTGTGGACCTTTCGCTCATGTATCCGATTATTCGTTCAACGTCATTCCCGCAACAGTCAAATGAAGGGCATGTGTTCGTTACAACCGATCATACAGCAGAAACACGCATTTTTTACGCGCTTGATCTTGGCACGACATATCGCTTAATCGACGAATCAATGTTACCAAAGCTAAATGTCACAGCCGACCAAATTCGTGAAGCTGCACGTTTTTCAGTGAAGAAGTTACCGACAGTTACGAAGCGTGATGAAGTGCGCGGCAATGTTTTTTATTTTCTCAATCATAATGATGGGTATGATGCGAGTCGCATTCTAAATGATACATTCCTAAAGGAAATGGCGGCTCAAATTGAAGGGGATATGACCGTTTCTGTACCGCATCAGGATGTGTTAATTATTGGTGATATTCGCAACGAAGTAGGGTATGATGTATTAGCGCAGATGACTATGCATTTCTTTACTGTCGGAGCTGTGCCGATTACGTCGCTTTCTTTCGTATACGAAAACGGCGAATTCGAACCCATTTTTATATTAGCGAAAAACAAAGTTAAGAAGGAGCAAGATGAACAATGA
- the ytpR gene encoding YtpR family tRNA-binding protein, which translates to MNVAYNKQYVGDVLLVQLATEAIVTTEVERVGDFAILKEASTGEVKAFNLFNASKYVELDVAGNVEVTPVLVEKLEAAINENNAGLSLDVDFSPKFVVGYVEEKEKHPNADKLSVCKVNIGEETVQIVCGAPNVDAGQKVVVAKIGAVMPSGLLIKAGNLRGVDSFGMLCSARELEIPNAPSEKGILVLEETAEAGTAFEIPTR; encoded by the coding sequence ATGAATGTAGCGTATAACAAACAATATGTAGGCGATGTCCTATTAGTCCAATTAGCAACGGAAGCAATCGTAACAACAGAAGTAGAGCGCGTAGGTGACTTCGCAATTCTTAAAGAAGCTTCAACGGGTGAAGTAAAAGCGTTTAATCTGTTTAATGCTAGCAAATACGTTGAACTAGACGTAGCAGGTAACGTAGAAGTTACACCTGTACTAGTTGAAAAGCTAGAAGCAGCAATTAATGAGAATAATGCAGGGTTATCATTAGACGTTGACTTCTCACCAAAATTTGTAGTAGGTTACGTAGAAGAAAAAGAAAAGCATCCAAATGCTGACAAATTAAGCGTGTGTAAAGTCAACATTGGCGAAGAAACAGTACAAATCGTTTGTGGCGCACCAAATGTTGATGCAGGACAAAAAGTTGTTGTCGCAAAAATCGGTGCAGTAATGCCATCGGGTTTATTAATTAAAGCGGGTAACTTACGCGGCGTCGATTCATTCGGGATGTTATGTTCTGCACGTGAGTTAGAGATCCCAAATGCACCATCTGAAAAAGGGATTTTAGTACTAGAAGAAACTGCTGAGGCAGGTACTGCGTTCGAAATTCCAACTCGATAA